One Kallotenue papyrolyticum genomic window carries:
- a CDS encoding S8 family peptidase, producing the protein MSARRLMAVFLPLVLVAVSLMVPASSQAQKRPPFDPHPLRRSAGPAYAPGQVLVRLRDEARFGTQAREVGRALQARFAWLAVRQALRIAPATYRLELPANADVLSAVQRLQADPAIVYAQPNYWRRAHRSVNDPLSPFQYALTKLDAFNAWNFTTGSPTVKIAILDTGVAPNHPDLEGRVLPGYNFVSNNADAGDDEGHGTHTAGIAAATGDNGEGIAGMCWQCRILPVKVLNDAGEGLDEWIAQGVRWAADNGARVINLSLGGSDDNPILHEAIRYAASKNVLVVASAGNSADQGNPVQYPAAYDEVLAVGATDENDRRAFFSQVQSYVDVSAPGWNIPSTFDPAAAGLRYVAFSGTSEAAPFVSGLAGLLLSLNPDLDVNALRQLIQGTADDLGAPGPDPEYGAGRINAARAVAAVRRPGFDAVPNPQQPDVLFFPETGHTLRGAFRRFWEQNGGLAVFGFPISEEIQETTAEGTFLVQYFERNRFELHPEQAPPYNVLLGRLGDTQLQSQGRNWFALPKGQPTPGCQFFIETGHSLCEPFLSYWRNHGLLDPALSSYGRSLALFGFPLSEPQVERNAAGDLVLTQWFERARFEFHPNNPPEYQVLLGLLGNELIRPGIFGPRPSNQAPAQRCGPLPPAIAGTIRPGDCLIVGTWVALNASGFAPGEVVSFSIADELGESFELDPLRADEQGRIVDLQGTVVLPPGQYALVFRGVQSGHQAVIYLRMIDR; encoded by the coding sequence ATGAGCGCCCGCCGTTTGATGGCTGTGTTCCTCCCGCTGGTTCTGGTCGCCGTGTCCCTGATGGTGCCTGCATCATCACAGGCCCAGAAGCGTCCACCGTTCGATCCCCATCCGCTGCGCCGCAGCGCCGGGCCGGCCTATGCGCCGGGCCAGGTGCTGGTACGCCTGCGCGATGAAGCGCGCTTCGGCACGCAGGCGCGCGAGGTTGGGCGCGCCCTGCAGGCGCGTTTTGCCTGGCTGGCGGTGCGCCAAGCACTGCGCATCGCACCGGCGACCTACCGCCTGGAGCTGCCGGCCAACGCCGATGTCCTGAGCGCGGTCCAACGCCTGCAGGCCGATCCGGCCATCGTGTATGCGCAGCCCAACTATTGGCGGCGCGCACACCGCTCGGTCAACGACCCCCTCTCGCCCTTTCAGTACGCCCTGACCAAACTAGACGCCTTTAATGCCTGGAACTTCACGACCGGTAGTCCGACGGTCAAGATCGCCATTCTGGATACCGGCGTCGCGCCCAATCACCCCGATCTAGAAGGGCGGGTATTGCCCGGCTACAACTTTGTGAGCAACAACGCGGATGCCGGCGATGACGAGGGCCATGGCACGCATACCGCCGGCATCGCCGCAGCCACGGGCGATAACGGCGAGGGCATCGCCGGCATGTGCTGGCAGTGCCGCATCCTGCCGGTCAAAGTGCTCAATGACGCGGGCGAGGGCCTGGATGAATGGATCGCCCAGGGTGTGCGCTGGGCCGCCGACAACGGCGCGCGCGTGATCAACCTGAGCCTGGGTGGTTCGGACGATAACCCGATCCTGCATGAAGCGATTCGCTACGCGGCGAGCAAAAACGTGCTGGTCGTCGCCAGCGCCGGCAACAGCGCCGATCAGGGCAACCCGGTGCAGTATCCCGCTGCCTACGACGAGGTGCTGGCCGTCGGCGCGACCGACGAGAACGACCGGCGCGCCTTTTTCTCACAAGTGCAGAGCTACGTCGATGTCAGCGCACCGGGCTGGAATATCCCCAGCACCTTCGATCCGGCAGCGGCAGGTCTGCGCTATGTCGCCTTCTCCGGCACCTCCGAGGCGGCGCCGTTCGTCTCCGGGCTGGCCGGCCTGTTGTTGTCGCTCAACCCCGATCTAGACGTCAACGCGCTGCGCCAGTTGATTCAAGGCACGGCGGACGATCTGGGCGCGCCCGGTCCCGATCCGGAGTATGGTGCGGGCCGCATCAACGCGGCGCGCGCGGTAGCTGCTGTGCGGCGTCCCGGCTTCGACGCGGTGCCCAACCCGCAGCAGCCGGATGTGCTCTTCTTTCCCGAGACCGGCCATACGCTGCGCGGCGCGTTCCGGCGCTTCTGGGAACAGAACGGCGGCCTGGCAGTGTTTGGCTTTCCCATCTCGGAGGAGATCCAGGAGACGACGGCGGAAGGCACCTTCTTGGTGCAATACTTTGAGCGCAACCGCTTCGAGCTGCATCCGGAGCAGGCGCCGCCCTACAACGTGTTGCTGGGCCGCCTGGGCGATACGCAGCTCCAGAGTCAGGGCCGCAACTGGTTCGCACTGCCCAAGGGTCAGCCGACGCCTGGTTGTCAGTTCTTTATCGAAACCGGACATTCGCTCTGCGAGCCGTTTCTGAGCTACTGGCGCAACCATGGCCTGCTCGATCCGGCGTTGTCGAGCTATGGCCGTTCGCTGGCGCTGTTTGGCTTCCCGCTCTCCGAGCCGCAGGTGGAGCGCAACGCCGCGGGCGATCTGGTGCTGACGCAATGGTTTGAACGCGCGCGCTTCGAATTCCATCCGAACAACCCGCCGGAATACCAGGTCTTGCTGGGTCTGCTGGGCAACGAGTTGATCCGGCCTGGCATCTTTGGGCCGCGGCCCAGTAACCAGGCCCCGGCGCAGCGCTGTGGTCCGTTGCCGCCGGCGATCGCTGGAACGATCCGGCCGGGCGATTGCCTGATCGTTGGTACCTGGGTTGCGCTGAATGCCAGCGGTTTTGCGCCAGGCGAAGTCGTCAGCTTCTCGATCGCCGATGAGCTGGGCGAGAGCTTCGAACTCGATCCGCTGCGCGCCGATGAACAGGGGCGCATTGTTGACCTGCAGGGTACGGTTGTGTTACCGCCAGGTCAATATGCGCTGGTCTTCCGAGGCGTGCAGAGTGGCCATCAAGCGGTGATCTACCTGCGCATGATCGATCGCTAG
- a CDS encoding FtsX-like permease family protein → MPRGLILTSLRYLLRHPWQVGLSILGVALGVAVVIAIDLANGSARAAFQLSTETVTGRATHQIVGAAQGLDETLYRELLLRGLGVPLAPVVEGYAQAADRQLGTLRIFGIDPFAETAFRSLLGGAQSGDDLTPLLAEPATTLISTQTAQRAGLGVGDELPIVVDGERKALRIVGILEPQDDASRRGLDGLLIMDIATAQETLGRVGRLSRIDLLLPEGAAGEALAQRLAAWLPPGVTLERAAARTQSVEQLGRAFEVNLTALSLLALVVGMFLIYNTATFSVVQRRGLLGTLRCLGVSRREIFALILVEAALLGAIGSALGVLLGIALGRGLVTLVTRTINDLYFVVTVRSLYITAPTLGKGLLLGLGATVITAALPAYEASTTPPRTVLRRSSAEERIRRALPRVSLLGLLLLVAGGGLLALPSRSLVVSFSGLFGLIFGCALLTPLATLALMTLLRPPGGWAFGLLGRMAPRGVIAALSRTSVAIAALMIAVSVTVGVGIMVGSFRQTVITWLETSLQADIYISSPGLAANRPDAALDPRVAEVACALPEVAACTRNRNILARTADGQPVIVVGVDAPPEPPPAYRLVAGALPAAWQAVQQGNAVLVSEPLAYRLGLPRTGGSVTLVTDQGPQRLAVAGIFYDYSSDQGVVIMPLARYRQFWNDAAISSVALMLQPGTDVDRSVERLRAQVGGLQELLIRSNRGLREETLRVFDRTFAITAVLQLLATLIAFVGILSALMALQLERARELGVMRANGLTPRQLWGVVLGQTGLMGLTAGLLALPVGVLVALVLVHVINKRSFGWSLQVIFTPGVFVQALALAILAALLAGIYPSYRMARTSPAVALREE, encoded by the coding sequence ATGCCACGCGGACTGATCCTGACCAGCCTGCGCTACCTGCTGCGCCACCCCTGGCAGGTGGGCCTGTCGATCCTCGGTGTGGCCCTGGGCGTGGCGGTTGTCATCGCCATCGATCTGGCTAACGGCAGCGCGCGCGCCGCCTTTCAGCTTTCGACCGAAACGGTGACCGGACGCGCCACGCACCAGATCGTCGGGGCGGCGCAGGGCTTGGACGAAACGCTCTACCGCGAGCTGCTGCTGCGCGGCCTGGGCGTGCCGCTCGCGCCGGTGGTAGAAGGCTACGCTCAGGCCGCCGACCGGCAGCTTGGCACGCTGCGCATCTTCGGCATCGATCCCTTTGCCGAAACCGCCTTTCGCTCGCTGCTGGGCGGCGCGCAGAGCGGTGACGATCTGACCCCGCTGCTCGCCGAGCCGGCGACCACGCTGATCTCAACCCAGACCGCGCAACGCGCCGGCCTGGGCGTTGGCGACGAGCTGCCGATCGTGGTGGATGGCGAGCGCAAAGCGCTGCGCATCGTCGGCATCCTCGAACCGCAGGACGACGCCAGCCGGCGCGGGCTGGACGGCCTGCTGATCATGGACATCGCCACGGCACAGGAGACACTGGGCCGCGTGGGGCGCCTGAGTCGCATCGACCTGCTGCTGCCGGAGGGCGCCGCGGGCGAGGCCCTGGCGCAGCGCCTTGCCGCGTGGCTGCCGCCGGGCGTTACGCTCGAACGCGCCGCGGCGCGCACGCAGTCGGTCGAACAGTTGGGACGCGCCTTCGAGGTCAACCTAACCGCGCTGAGTCTGCTGGCGCTGGTGGTGGGCATGTTTCTGATCTACAACACCGCCACCTTCTCGGTGGTGCAGCGGCGTGGCCTGCTGGGGACGCTGCGTTGCCTGGGCGTCAGTCGCCGCGAAATCTTCGCGCTGATCCTGGTTGAAGCCGCGCTGCTGGGCGCGATCGGCTCGGCGCTGGGCGTGCTGCTGGGCATCGCGCTGGGACGCGGCCTGGTCACGCTGGTGACGCGCACGATCAACGATCTGTACTTCGTGGTGACGGTACGCAGCCTGTACATCACCGCGCCGACGCTGGGCAAGGGCCTGCTGCTGGGCCTGGGCGCGACGGTGATCACCGCGGCGCTGCCGGCCTATGAGGCCAGCACCACGCCGCCGCGCACGGTGCTGCGCCGCTCGTCGGCGGAGGAGCGCATTCGTCGCGCCTTGCCGCGCGTATCGCTGCTGGGGCTGCTGCTGCTCGTGGCTGGCGGCGGGCTGTTGGCGCTACCCTCGCGCTCACTGGTGGTCAGCTTCAGCGGCCTGTTCGGGCTGATCTTTGGCTGCGCGCTGCTGACACCGCTGGCGACGCTGGCGTTGATGACGCTGCTGCGTCCGCCGGGCGGCTGGGCCTTCGGCCTGCTGGGACGCATGGCGCCGCGCGGGGTGATCGCCGCGCTGAGTCGCACCTCGGTGGCGATCGCCGCACTGATGATCGCCGTGTCGGTCACGGTGGGCGTGGGCATCATGGTCGGCTCATTCCGCCAGACGGTGATCACCTGGCTGGAAACCAGCCTGCAGGCCGACATTTATATCTCCTCGCCGGGCCTGGCCGCCAATCGTCCCGACGCCGCGCTCGACCCGCGCGTGGCCGAGGTAGCCTGCGCGCTGCCGGAGGTCGCCGCGTGCACGCGCAACCGCAACATCCTGGCGCGAACCGCGGATGGTCAGCCGGTGATCGTCGTAGGTGTGGACGCGCCGCCCGAGCCCCCACCGGCCTACCGCCTGGTTGCGGGCGCGCTGCCGGCAGCCTGGCAGGCCGTGCAGCAGGGCAACGCCGTGCTGGTCTCGGAGCCACTGGCCTACCGCCTGGGCCTGCCGCGCACGGGCGGCAGCGTGACGCTGGTGACCGACCAGGGGCCGCAGCGCTTGGCAGTGGCGGGTATCTTCTACGACTACTCCTCGGACCAGGGCGTGGTGATCATGCCGCTGGCGCGCTACCGACAGTTCTGGAACGACGCGGCGATCTCGTCGGTGGCACTGATGCTCCAGCCGGGCACAGATGTCGATCGCAGCGTGGAGCGCCTGCGCGCACAGGTCGGCGGCCTCCAGGAGCTGCTGATCCGCTCCAACCGCGGCTTGCGCGAGGAGACACTGCGCGTCTTCGACCGCACCTTTGCGATCACTGCGGTGCTGCAACTGCTGGCGACGCTGATCGCCTTTGTCGGCATTCTCAGCGCGCTGATGGCGCTGCAACTCGAACGCGCGCGCGAGCTGGGGGTGATGCGCGCCAACGGCCTGACCCCGCGCCAACTGTGGGGTGTGGTGCTGGGCCAGACCGGATTGATGGGCCTTACCGCCGGGCTGCTGGCGCTGCCGGTGGGCGTGCTGGTAGCACTGGTACTGGTGCATGTGATCAACAAGCGCTCATTCGGCTGGAGCCTGCAGGTGATCTTCACGCCTGGCGTGTTTGTGCAGGCGCTGGCGCTGGCGATCCTGGCGGCACTGCTGGCCGGTATCTACCCATCCTACCGCATGGCGCGCACATCACCGGCGGTCGCGTTGCGCGAGGAGTGA
- a CDS encoding aldo/keto reductase, with product MEYRPLGRTGWQISAISFGAWAIGGDAWGATDDALSLRTLHRALDLGINFFDTADVYGDGHSERLLGQVRRERREQMIIATKAGRRLNPHTAAGYNRANLTAFVERSLRNLQTEALDLLQLHCPPTAVYDMPEVFGILDDLVAAGKIRFYGVSVERVDEALKAITYPNVQSVQIIFNMFRLKPAEQFFPVARDRQVGILARVPLASGLLTGKFTRDSRFDARDHRHYNRHGEAFDQGETFSGVEFETGLQAVEELRPLVPPGATLSQLALRWILMFPEVSAAIPGAKTPQQLEENVGAAALPPLDPETMQRVRDIYDRLIRPQVHHRW from the coding sequence ATGGAGTATCGACCGCTGGGCCGCACCGGCTGGCAGATTTCGGCGATCAGCTTCGGCGCCTGGGCCATCGGCGGCGATGCCTGGGGCGCAACCGACGACGCCCTGTCGCTGCGCACGCTGCATCGCGCCCTGGACCTGGGCATCAATTTCTTCGACACCGCCGACGTCTATGGCGACGGGCACTCCGAGCGCCTGCTGGGCCAGGTGCGCCGTGAGCGCCGCGAACAGATGATCATCGCCACCAAGGCCGGGCGACGGCTCAATCCGCATACCGCCGCGGGCTACAACCGCGCCAACCTGACCGCCTTCGTGGAGCGCAGCCTGCGCAACCTGCAGACCGAGGCGCTCGATCTGCTGCAACTCCACTGTCCGCCCACCGCCGTGTACGACATGCCGGAGGTCTTCGGCATCCTCGACGATCTGGTCGCCGCGGGCAAGATCCGCTTCTACGGCGTCAGCGTCGAGCGCGTGGATGAGGCGCTCAAAGCGATCACCTATCCCAACGTGCAGAGCGTGCAGATCATCTTCAACATGTTTCGACTCAAACCCGCCGAGCAGTTCTTTCCCGTCGCGCGCGACCGGCAGGTGGGCATTCTGGCGCGCGTGCCGCTGGCCAGCGGGCTACTGACCGGCAAGTTCACGCGCGATTCGCGCTTCGATGCGCGCGACCACCGCCACTACAACCGCCACGGCGAGGCCTTCGATCAGGGCGAGACCTTCAGCGGCGTCGAGTTCGAAACCGGCCTGCAGGCCGTTGAGGAGCTGCGTCCGCTGGTGCCGCCCGGCGCAACGCTGAGCCAACTGGCGCTGCGGTGGATCCTGATGTTCCCCGAAGTTTCGGCCGCCATTCCGGGCGCCAAAACACCGCAGCAGCTTGAGGAGAACGTCGGCGCTGCCGCGCTGCCGCCGCTGGATCCGGAGACGATGCAGCGCGTCCGGGATATCTACGATCGTCTGATCCGCCCGCAGGTGCATCATCGCTGGTAG
- a CDS encoding ABC transporter ATP-binding protein, with protein sequence MHPDNDEAAIVLDRLSKWFDEGAGRRVVLREVSATFRQGEFVVLLGKSGSGKSTLLNLIGGIDTPSGGTIRFGDQELTAMDERARTLFRRRHIGFIFQFFNLLPTLTVLENVLLPLELNGRADAAGRQRALDLLAQVELRDRANAFPDKLSGGEQQRVAIARALAHDPLLILADEPTGNLDYETGRQVLELLDTLTRRAGKNLVMVTHSPDVVGIADRIFHMRDGMLIEEQTLGAPRAAALATQER encoded by the coding sequence ATGCACCCGGACAACGACGAGGCGGCGATCGTCCTGGATCGTCTGAGCAAGTGGTTCGACGAGGGCGCGGGACGGCGCGTCGTGCTGCGCGAGGTGAGCGCAACCTTTCGACAGGGCGAGTTTGTGGTCTTGCTGGGCAAGAGCGGTTCCGGCAAATCCACGCTGCTCAACCTGATCGGCGGCATCGACACGCCCTCTGGCGGGACGATCCGCTTTGGCGATCAGGAGCTGACCGCCATGGATGAGCGCGCGCGGACGCTGTTTCGTCGCCGCCATATTGGCTTTATCTTCCAGTTCTTCAACCTGCTGCCGACGCTGACCGTGCTCGAAAACGTGCTGCTGCCGCTGGAGCTGAACGGACGCGCCGATGCTGCCGGACGGCAGCGCGCGCTCGATCTGCTGGCGCAGGTGGAGCTGCGCGACCGTGCCAACGCTTTTCCCGACAAGCTTTCCGGCGGCGAGCAGCAGCGCGTGGCGATCGCTCGCGCGCTGGCGCACGATCCGCTGTTGATCCTGGCCGACGAGCCGACCGGCAACCTGGACTACGAAACAGGGCGTCAGGTACTGGAGCTGCTCGATACGCTGACGCGCCGCGCCGGCAAAAACCTGGTGATGGTCACGCATAGTCCTGATGTGGTTGGTATCGCCGATCGCATCTTCCACATGCGCGACGGCATGCTGATCGAGGAGCAGACGCTGGGCGCGCCGCGCGCGGCTGCGCTCGCCACGCAGGAGCGCTGA
- a CDS encoding response regulator: MATILLIDDDMHVQASLGELLREAGYQVISVSGVDQADLALAGQAVDLALLEVATQHGEGWNYLRMLAQGRGVPVIVVSRHGREEDIVAAFDLGASDVVTKPFHSGELLARIRARLRDHGRAPSQVAVVAPAHPVVPPSPVAAPERFSAADEDAEDTPVFIDPADEQALLRERDAVEEPPADLDSLPLGDRLRAARRRLKLSLVQAELETKLRMWYLQAMEEARFGLLPRGAQAEEMVRCYAAYLGLDPERAVADFRAEYGEQPPQPIAYLGGRPEPREIPQWLIVTTAALLALVIGVGAIWFFAAEQAAALGANLRALVSPPTATPTPTATPFPTLTPTPQPTATPTPTPRPTATATPVPTATPLPGTPAPITPTP; encoded by the coding sequence GTGGCAACCATTCTTCTCATCGATGATGATATGCATGTGCAGGCGTCGCTGGGCGAGCTGTTGCGCGAGGCCGGCTACCAGGTGATCAGCGTGAGCGGCGTCGATCAGGCCGATCTGGCGCTGGCCGGGCAGGCGGTCGACCTGGCGTTGCTGGAGGTTGCGACGCAGCATGGCGAGGGCTGGAACTATCTGCGCATGCTGGCCCAAGGGCGCGGCGTGCCGGTGATCGTCGTCAGCCGGCATGGACGTGAAGAAGATATTGTGGCTGCCTTCGACCTCGGCGCGAGCGACGTGGTCACCAAGCCCTTCCACAGTGGCGAGCTGCTGGCGCGTATCCGGGCGCGTCTGCGCGACCATGGCCGGGCACCATCCCAGGTGGCGGTGGTCGCGCCGGCCCATCCCGTTGTGCCGCCCTCGCCGGTGGCGGCTCCCGAACGCTTCAGCGCGGCTGATGAGGATGCGGAAGACACGCCGGTGTTTATCGATCCTGCGGACGAGCAGGCGCTGCTCCGCGAGCGCGATGCCGTCGAGGAGCCGCCGGCCGATCTGGACAGCCTGCCGCTGGGCGATCGGCTGCGCGCGGCACGCCGCCGTCTCAAACTGTCGCTGGTGCAGGCCGAGCTGGAGACCAAGTTGCGCATGTGGTATCTGCAGGCCATGGAAGAGGCGCGCTTCGGCCTGCTACCGCGCGGCGCGCAGGCTGAAGAGATGGTGCGGTGCTACGCCGCCTACCTGGGGCTTGATCCCGAGCGGGCCGTAGCCGACTTTCGCGCCGAGTACGGCGAACAGCCGCCGCAACCGATCGCCTACCTGGGTGGCCGCCCCGAGCCGCGCGAGATCCCGCAGTGGCTGATCGTGACCACTGCCGCGCTGCTGGCACTGGTGATCGGCGTCGGCGCGATCTGGTTCTTTGCCGCGGAACAGGCCGCCGCGCTGGGCGCCAATCTGCGCGCGCTGGTCAGCCCGCCGACGGCCACCCCCACGCCGACGGCCACCCCCTTCCCAACGCTGACGCCCACGCCCCAGCCGACCGCGACGCCCACGCCCACGCCACGGCCGACGGCCACCGCGACGCCCGTGCCGACGGCTACGCCGCTGCCGGGCACGCCCGCGCCGATCACGCCGACGCCCTGA
- a CDS encoding response regulator — protein MSARILVVNDTQEILDLFREILTDEGYDVFLYSYGIQDLSEVERIQPDLIILDLLIGGETVGWQMLQKLKMRRSTASIPVIVCTAAVKVAREMEGYMRAKQVGLVFKPFDIDDLLQAVRQALAMKVEAEERAELDADPPADP, from the coding sequence GTGAGCGCCCGCATCTTGGTCGTGAACGATACCCAGGAGATTCTGGATCTGTTCCGCGAAATTTTGACGGATGAAGGTTACGATGTTTTTCTCTACTCGTATGGCATTCAGGATTTGAGCGAGGTTGAGCGCATCCAACCAGATCTGATCATTCTCGATCTGCTGATCGGCGGCGAAACGGTCGGCTGGCAGATGCTGCAGAAGCTGAAGATGCGCCGTTCCACCGCATCGATCCCGGTGATCGTGTGCACCGCGGCGGTGAAAGTGGCACGCGAGATGGAGGGCTACATGCGCGCCAAGCAGGTTGGGCTGGTGTTCAAGCCCTTCGACATCGACGACCTGTTGCAGGCCGTGCGCCAGGCCCTGGCGATGAAGGTGGAGGCCGAGGAGCGCGCCGAGCTGGACGCCGATCCACCGGCCGATCCCTGA
- a CDS encoding lipocalin-like domain-containing protein, translating into MRHPSRQWLVGAALMLGLIALLGSVWLLRPARAVPAQARLSVSQALSDQSAGFARVTAPRPFSFPADHGPHPEYKTEWWYYTGNLDTVDGRHFGFQLTFFRSGLRANPTERPSRWATRNVYMAHFALTDVAGARFFAVDRFSRDGAGLAGAQADPFRVWIGDWQAGGDPAEGTRLRAAQGDIAIDLVARSDKPPVLQGDRGYSRKSVEPGAASYYYSLTRMVTRGTLSLAGTTFDVSGLAWLDREWSTSVLARDQVGWDWFALQLADGSELMAFQIRLRNGAIEPLSHGALVAPDGRSITLRREQIQIAVLDHWTSPHTGTRYPSRWRLRVPEQQLDLTIEPWLKDQELRVSFVYWEGAVRIQGTHAGRPVSGVGYVELTGYGELSGSAPQSVR; encoded by the coding sequence ATGCGTCACCCATCTCGTCAGTGGTTGGTCGGAGCGGCGCTGATGCTGGGACTGATCGCGCTGCTGGGCAGCGTCTGGCTGCTGCGTCCGGCGCGTGCGGTCCCGGCGCAGGCGCGGCTGAGCGTCAGCCAGGCGCTCAGCGATCAGAGCGCAGGCTTTGCGCGCGTCACTGCGCCACGGCCCTTCAGCTTTCCCGCCGATCACGGGCCGCACCCCGAATACAAAACCGAGTGGTGGTACTACACCGGCAATCTCGACACCGTAGATGGCCGGCACTTTGGCTTTCAGCTCACCTTTTTCCGCAGCGGTCTGCGCGCCAATCCGACGGAGCGCCCCTCGCGCTGGGCCACGCGCAACGTGTACATGGCCCACTTCGCGCTGACGGATGTCGCCGGCGCGCGCTTCTTCGCCGTTGATCGCTTCAGCCGCGATGGCGCGGGGCTGGCCGGGGCACAGGCCGATCCCTTTCGGGTGTGGATCGGCGACTGGCAGGCCGGCGGCGATCCCGCCGAGGGCACGCGGCTGCGCGCGGCACAGGGCGACATCGCCATCGATCTGGTGGCGCGCAGCGACAAGCCGCCGGTGTTGCAGGGCGATCGCGGCTATTCGCGCAAAAGCGTAGAGCCGGGTGCGGCCTCCTACTACTACTCGCTCACGCGTATGGTCACGCGCGGCACGCTCAGCCTCGCCGGCACCACCTTCGACGTCAGCGGGCTAGCCTGGCTCGACCGCGAGTGGAGCACCAGCGTGCTGGCGCGCGACCAGGTCGGCTGGGACTGGTTCGCGCTGCAGCTGGCCGACGGTTCTGAGCTCATGGCCTTTCAGATTCGCCTGCGCAATGGCGCCATCGAGCCGCTGTCACACGGCGCGCTGGTGGCGCCGGATGGGCGCAGCATCACGCTGCGGCGCGAGCAGATCCAGATCGCGGTGCTGGATCACTGGACCAGCCCGCACACCGGCACGCGCTACCCCAGCCGCTGGCGGCTGCGCGTGCCCGAGCAGCAGCTCGACCTGACGATCGAGCCCTGGCTCAAGGATCAGGAGCTGCGCGTCAGCTTTGTGTACTGGGAGGGCGCGGTGCGTATCCAGGGCACGCACGCCGGTCGGCCCGTCAGCGGGGTCGGCTATGTCGAGCTGACCGGCTATGGCGAGCTGAGCGGTTCCGCGCCGCAGAGCGTGCGCTAG